In one window of Henckelia pumila isolate YLH828 chromosome 1, ASM3356847v2, whole genome shotgun sequence DNA:
- the LOC140875976 gene encoding uncharacterized protein, which yields MNKVRANSSPELLPPPLNMEQQYDDSALEGVASNVKLLLKLIQDHKNACDKETNDSRRMLRVATMMTILDGVRSRIQKCQSFGNKKAEAELRRCNTDLRRNIPRDRKIGNEPLDDEKERLKQELNSSLTTQKSLSVMCSSLGREREIMATQLSLKVHELSELEDLVNDLKKQNQRLLDKLRECSSEHKEKRFNGVGRGESQGNVGLQERNKELSDQLLKSLDGYRSIKRKLREAQEENIVMRNKIDEMEGKVITRMEKVRGFKERISLSSRDDVPDDVRTEIVALNDMFHYFQECVRLKGLA from the exons ATGAATAAGGTTCGTGCCAATTCGTCTCCCGAGTTGCTTCCGCCGCCATTAAACATGGAACAACAATATGACGATTCTGCGCTAGAAG GGGTGGCATCAAACGTGAAGTTATTGTTAAAGCTAATCCAAGATCACAAAAATGCCTGCGATAAAGAGACAAACGACAGCCGGAGAATGTTGAGGGTGGCCACTATGATGACCATTCTTGATGGTGTTAGAAGCAGAATCCAGAAATGCCAATCTTTTGGAAACAAGAAAGCAGAGGCGGAGCTGCGGCGATGCAACACTGATCTAAGGCGGAACATCCCGAGGGACCGGAAAATCGGAAACGAGCCTCTGGACGACGAAAAAGAGAGGCTAAAACAAGAACTGAATTCAAGTTTAACGACACAAAAGAGCTTGAGTGTCATGTGCTCTAGTTTAGGGAGAGAAAGGGAGATTATGGCCACACAGCTTTCACTCAAGGTTCACGAATTGAGCGAATTGGAGGATCTTGTTAATGATCTCAAGAAGCAGAACCAGAGATTGCTAGATAAATTAAGAGAATGCTCCTCAGAGCACAAGGAGAAAAGGTTCAATGGTGTGGGGAGAGGAGAGTCACAAGGGAATGTGGGATTGCAAGAGAGAAACAAGGAGCTCTCGGACCAACTCCTGAAGTCCCTAGATGGATACCGATCCATTAAAAGAAAGCTCAGAGAAGCACAAGAAGAGAACATCGTGATGCGCAACAAGATTGATGAAATGGAAGGCAAAGTCATCACAAGAATGGAGAAAGTTCGAGGTTTCAAGGAACGTATATCATTATCTTCCAGAGACGACGTTCCTGATGACGTTCGGACGGAGATCGTAGCGTTGAACGATATGTTCCACTACTTTCAAGAATGTGTGAGGCTAAAGGGTCTAGCATGA
- the LOC140874622 gene encoding phosphoribosylformylglycinamidine cyclo-ligase, chloroplastic/mitochondrial, with translation MSTSCQGNAGVSRCVVNFVHQNSHVGESGCGNSTKSFLPLSNICKKEATDRSGRRNSVVYSMSSGHMKNHVKAAAGDKSEGLTYKDSGVDIDAGSELVRRIAKMAPGIGGFGGLFPLGDSYLVAGTDGVGTKLKLAFETGIHETIGIDLVAMSVNDIVTSGAKPLFFLDYFATSRLDVDLAEKVIKGIVDGCQQSDCALLGGETAEMPDFYAEGEYDLSGFAVGIVKKESVIDGKNIMVGDVLIGLPSSGVHSNGFSLVRRVLERSGLSLKDNLPGSSILLGEALMAPTVIYVKQVLDIISEGGVKGIAHITGGGFTDNIPRVFPQGLGAAIYKDSWVIPPVFKWIQEAGKIEDVEMRRTFNMGIGMVLVVNQEAALRILGAEHGDNKAFRIGEVIKGDGVSFK, from the exons ATGAGCACATCCTGTCAAGGAAATGCAGGAGTGTCACGCTGTGTTGTGAATTTTGTGCACCAAAATTCTCATGTAGGAGAGTCCGGTTGTGGTAATTCAACTAAAAGTTTTTTGCCATTGTCCAATATTTGCAAGAAAGAAGCCACAGATAGAAGCGGTAGGAGAAACAGCGTGGTATATTCAATGTCGAGCGGCCATATGAAAAATCATGTAAAAGCTGCTGCTGGGGATAAGAGCGAGGGACTTACCTACAAGGATTCTGGTGTTGACATAGACGCTGGTTCAGAGCTTGTCCGAAGAATAGCAAAGATGGCTCCTGGTATTGGAGGATTTGGAGGGCTCTTTCCATTGG GAGATTCCTATCTCGTGGCTGGTACAGATGGCGTAGGAACAAAACTGAAACTTGCTTTTGAGACCGGGATCCACGAGACTATTGGTATTGATTTG GTGGCAATGAGTGTGAATGACATAGTCACCTCCGGTGCAAAACCGTTATTTTTCCTTGATTACTTTGCTACAAGCAGACTTGATGTCGATCTTGCAGAAAAG GTCATAAAAGGCATAGTTGACGGTTGCCAGCAATCTGACTGTGCTCTTCTTGGAGGAGAG ACAGCAGAGATGCCTGATTTCTATGCAGAAGGTGAGTATGATTTGAGTGGTTTTGCCGTGGGCATTGTTAAAAAGGAATCAGTTATCGATGGGAAAAACATAATGGTTGGTGATGTACTCATTGGTCTACCATCAAGTGGAGTTCATTCAAATGGATTTTCTCTTGTGAGGAG GGTTCTAGAGCGGAGTGGCCTCTCTTTAAAGGACAACCTACCAGGTTCATCCATCCTTTTAGGCGAAGCTCTAATGGCGCCTACTGTTATTTATGTTAAGCAG GTTCTTGACATCATCAGTGAAGGTGGTGTGAAAGGGATAGCTCATATCACCGGTGGCGGTTTTACTGATAATATACCTCGTGTATTTCCGCAAGGATTGGGAGCTGCCATATACAAGGACTCTTGGGTTATTCCTCCTGTTTTCAAATGGATCCAAGAG GCTGGGAAAATAGAAGATGTCGAAATGAGACGAACTTTTAACATGGGGATTGGGATGGTTCTGGTCGTCAACCAGGAGGCCGCTCTTAGGATACTTGGGGCAGAACACGGTGATAATAAAGCGTTTCGCATTGGTGAAGTTATAAAAGGTGATGGAGTGAGTTTCAAATAA
- the LOC140889539 gene encoding tyrosine decarboxylase-like, with amino-acid sequence MGSVENQKLENGFSGTIKPMDPEEFRRQGHMVIDFIADYYKNVEKYPVRSQVEPGYLRKRLPEAAPNEPEAIEEILHDVQKDIVPGITHWQSPNYYAYFPSSGSIAGFLGEMLSTGFNIVGFNWMSSPAATELESIVMDWMGKMLDLPSEFLFSGGGGGVMQGTTCEAMLCTVVGARDQVLKKIGRENINKLVVYGSDQTHSALQKAAQIAGINPNNFRAVATTKTTAFGLTAEAFRATVESDIEAGLVPLYLCSTIGTTSSTAVDTLGPLCQVAKEFGIWVHVDAAYAGSACILPEYRHFLNGVENADSFSFNAHKWFLTTLDCCCLWVKDPSALIKALSTYPEYLRNKASETKQVVDYKDWQITLSRRFRSLKLWLVLRSYGVSNLRKFLRSHIKMAKNFEGLIGMDKRFEVVVPRNFATVCFRISPIEIGAILPQHHSVSKEEAANNFNAKLLESINESGKIYMTHAVIGGEYVMRFAVGASLTENRHVILAWKVVQEHANALLTMS; translated from the coding sequence ATGGGGAGTGTTGAGAATCAAAAACTTGAAAATGGATTCTCTGGAACCATTAAGCCTATGGACCCGGAGGAGTTCAGAAGGCAAGGTCACATGGTCATAGATTTCATTGCCGATTATTACAAGAATGTGGAGAAATATCCTGTCCGTAGCCAGGTGGAGCCTGGCTATCTCCGGAAGAGGTTGCCGGAAGCTGCTCCGAACGAGCCGGAAGCCATTGAAGAGATACTCCATGACGTGCAGAAAGACATTGTGCCAGGGATCACTCATTGGCAGAGTCCTAATTATTATGCCTACTTCCCATCCAGCGGAAGTATCGCTGGATTTCTTGGAGAAATGCTGAGCACTGGATTCAACATTGTTGGCTTCAACTGGATGTCGTCTCCCGCTGCCACCGAGCTCGAGAGCATCGTCATGGATTGGATGGGGAAAATGCTCGATCTCCCGTCGGAGTTCCTCTTCTCCGGCGGGGGAGGTGGCGTCATGCAGGGAACCACCTGCGAGGCCATGCTTTGCACTGTGGTCGGTGCCAGGGATCAGGTGCTGAAGAAGATCGGCAGGGAGAATATCAACAAGCTCGTTGTATATGGATCGGATCAAACCCACTCAGCTCTGCAGAAGGCGGCTCAGATAGCCGGCATCAACCCCAACAATTTCCGGGCAGTCGCCACGACGAAAACCACCGCATTCGGGCTGACCGCGGAAGCATTCCGGGCGACCGTGGAATCCGACATCGAAGCAGGGCTGGTGCCTCTGTACCTGTGCTCCACCATCGGGACAACATCTTCGACGGCGGTGGATACGCTGGGGCCGCTGTGCCAGGTGGCGAAGGAGTTCGGGATATGGGTCCACGTGGATGCAGCATACGCCGGAAGCGCGTGCATCTTGCCGGAGTACCGTCATTTCTTGAACGGAGTAGAAAACGCCGACTCTTTCAGTTTCAACGCACACAAATGGTTCTTAACAACGTTGGATTGCTGCTGCCTGTGGGTGAAAGACCCCAGCGCCTTGATTAAAGCCCTGTCTACATATCCAGAGTATCTCCGAAACAAAGCCTCGGAAACGAAGCAAGTGGTTGATTACAAAGACTGGCAGATCACACTGAGCCGCCGCTTCAGGTCCCTGAAGCTGTGGCTAGTCCTCCGCAGCTACGGCGTGTCGAATCTCAGGAAATTCCTACGGAGTCATATAAAAATGGCCAAGAATTTCGAAGGGTTGATAGGAATGGACAAGAGGTTCGAGGTGGTGGTCCCCCGGAACTTCGCCACGGTTTGCTTCCGGATTTCCCCGATCGAAATCGGTGCGATACTGCCACAGCATCACAGCGTGTCAAAGGAGGAAGCGGCCAACAATTTCAACGCCAAGTTGCTGGAATCCATCAACGAATCAGGGAAGATTTACATGACACACGCCGTGATTGGTGGGGAATATGTGATGCGATTCGCTGTCGGGGCGAGTCTCACTGAAAACAGACATGTAATCCTCGCCTGGAAAGTCGTGCAAGAGCATGCAAACGCGTTGTTAACCATGTCCTGA